One genomic window of Thermococcus indicus includes the following:
- a CDS encoding addiction module protein has translation MSEVINPNVLLQKTDQKEKKLEKLRLEVLKMRAESLSVEEVDEETIKDLKKRFEEYKSGKAEVVSGDKAVRILSEILED, from the coding sequence ATGAGTGAAGTTATTAACCCTAACGTGCTTCTCCAAAAGACAGACCAGAAGGAGAAGAAATTAGAAAAACTCAGGCTTGAGGTTCTAAAAATGAGAGCTGAAAGCCTCTCCGTTGAGGAAGTAGACGAAGAAACCATTAAAGACCTCAAAAAGAGGTTTGAGGAGTATAAGAGCGGGAAAGCGGAAGTAGTTAGCGGAGACAAAGCAGTTAGGATACTCTCGGAGATTTTGGAGGATTAA
- a CDS encoding type II toxin-antitoxin system RelE family toxin: MSPPAQFIKVDTKEPAHIKKLVESIEALRVDPDSPVPRGYDVGRVKSMKVKGFPAYVLRLGGYRVFYGVDWEDKVIYLAKIGPREGPISVNPPKSPRVS; the protein is encoded by the coding sequence ATGTCCCCTCCCGCCCAATTTATTAAGGTAGACACTAAGGAACCAGCACACATTAAGAAATTGGTTGAATCCATCGAGGCTTTAAGGGTAGATCCTGATTCTCCTGTTCCCAGGGGTTACGACGTGGGAAGAGTTAAGAGCATGAAGGTTAAGGGCTTTCCGGCCTATGTCTTACGGCTTGGGGGATATAGGGTTTTTTACGGGGTTGATTGGGAGGATAAGGTTATTTATTTGGCTAAAATAGGGCCGAGAGAAGGGCCTATAAGCGTTAATCCTCCAAAATCTCCGAGAGTATCCTAA